A section of the Streptomyces sp. V3I8 genome encodes:
- a CDS encoding carbohydrate ABC transporter permease: MTGERPETSGPAAPGPGAPGPDPRRPGRWAAPPRPAWEEEPRRAGLAGKGAVLAVACLAVLFPLWIVVVTSLSTKETITEAGGLVVVPRGVTFIAYQELLSGGQVTRATVVSLGVTLAGTLFSMTVSVLSAYGLSRIGSVGHRWFLMLLLATMFFGAGLIPTYLLVQSLGLTDTYLALILPSAVSVFNILVLRAFFMGISPELTDSARIDGAGDWRILWQIVLPLSRAVVAVITLFYAVGYWSAWFNASIYLSDQDMMPLQNVMIQLVQKQEPPVGLGQAVKTGRLSALAVQMAVMVLALLPVAFLSPFVQKHFRKGMLTGAVKG; this comes from the coding sequence GTGACCGGGGAGCGCCCGGAGACGTCCGGCCCGGCGGCACCCGGTCCGGGAGCACCGGGCCCGGACCCGCGGCGGCCCGGCCGCTGGGCGGCCCCGCCGCGGCCCGCCTGGGAGGAGGAGCCCCGCAGGGCCGGGCTCGCGGGCAAGGGCGCCGTGCTGGCCGTCGCCTGTCTGGCCGTCCTGTTCCCGCTGTGGATCGTCGTCGTCACCAGCCTGTCCACGAAGGAGACCATCACCGAGGCCGGCGGTCTGGTGGTGGTCCCCCGGGGCGTCACCTTCATCGCCTACCAGGAGCTGCTGAGCGGCGGCCAGGTCACCCGCGCGACCGTCGTCAGCCTGGGCGTCACCCTCGCCGGCACGCTGTTCTCGATGACGGTGTCCGTCCTGTCCGCGTACGGGCTCTCGCGCATCGGGTCGGTCGGGCACCGCTGGTTCCTGATGCTCCTGCTCGCCACGATGTTCTTCGGCGCCGGTCTCATCCCCACCTACCTGCTGGTGCAGTCGCTGGGCCTCACCGACACGTACCTGGCGCTGATCCTGCCGAGCGCGGTCAGTGTCTTCAACATCCTGGTGCTGCGGGCGTTCTTCATGGGCATCTCGCCGGAGCTCACCGACAGCGCGCGGATCGACGGCGCGGGGGACTGGCGGATCCTCTGGCAGATCGTGCTCCCGCTCTCCCGGGCCGTCGTCGCGGTGATCACGCTCTTCTACGCCGTCGGGTACTGGAGCGCCTGGTTCAACGCGTCGATCTACCTGAGCGACCAGGACATGATGCCGCTGCAGAACGTCATGATCCAGCTGGTCCAGAAGCAGGAACCCCCGGTGGGGCTGGGGCAGGCCGTCAAGACGGGCCGGCTGTCCGCGCTGGCGGTGCAGATGGCCGTGATGGTGCTGGCGCTGCTGCCGGTGGCCTTCCTGTCGCCGTTCGTCCAGAAGCACTTCAGGAAGGGCATGCTGACCGGCGCCGTCAAAGGCTGA